In the Paenibacillus sp. FSL H7-0357 genome, one interval contains:
- a CDS encoding Hachiman antiphage defense system protein HamA, which yields MVFTNVHLNWLQDTGLSLTTNEGKTITVLEFLHQPDETILSEWAKHFRNHYCLDNEIDFLRGGTGLDRKNYLVDIKFPSSRNAPGPSIRAGDFGEILSADYLEYILNYWVPRTRYSNKAVRNESTKGSDVLGFKFIHNNGESLEDTLAIFEAKTQFSGREPNPRLQDAVDGSAKDHARRAESLNAIKQRFLDKGIVGEALRIQRFQNIEDHPYKELYGAVAILSSNYYESNLLRATITNNHPNSVDLMLMVIKGEDLMPLVTELYRRAADEA from the coding sequence ATGGTTTTTACTAATGTCCATTTAAACTGGCTACAAGATACTGGATTAAGTTTAACAACGAACGAAGGTAAGACTATTACTGTTTTGGAATTTCTCCACCAACCTGATGAAACTATATTATCAGAATGGGCAAAACATTTCAGGAATCATTATTGTCTTGACAATGAAATTGATTTTCTTAGGGGTGGGACAGGACTAGATCGGAAAAATTATCTTGTCGATATTAAATTTCCAAGTTCTCGTAATGCTCCTGGACCTAGTATTAGAGCGGGTGACTTTGGAGAAATATTATCTGCAGATTATCTTGAGTATATTTTAAATTATTGGGTTCCTAGAACTAGATATAGCAATAAAGCGGTAAGAAATGAGTCGACTAAAGGTAGTGACGTTCTTGGCTTTAAGTTTATTCATAATAATGGTGAATCCCTGGAGGATACATTGGCTATATTCGAGGCGAAAACCCAATTTTCAGGAAGAGAACCAAATCCAAGGTTACAGGACGCTGTTGACGGCTCAGCTAAAGACCATGCAAGACGTGCTGAGTCATTAAATGCTATTAAACAAAGATTTTTAGATAAAGGCATTGTGGGAGAAGCTTTGCGCATTCAGAGATTTCAGAATATTGAAGATCACCCATATAAAGAATTGTACGGTGCTGTTGCCATTTTAAGCTCAAATTATTACGAGAGTAATCTACTTCGGGCAACTATAACGAACAATCATCCAAATTCTGTTGACCTAATGTTAATGGTTATTAAGGGTGAAGATCTTATGCCGCTTGTTACTGAGTTGTACAGGAGGGCTGCAGATGAGGCCTAG